In a genomic window of Magnolia sinica isolate HGM2019 chromosome 14, MsV1, whole genome shotgun sequence:
- the LOC131225598 gene encoding leucine-rich repeat extensin-like protein 3 isoform X1 produces MAVLLKIPQLLFSAFLFVLLFRSSSSSTVIKDEILYNSPPPIGVACTMCSSCDNPCHPITSPPPPSPPPPTPSPPPSSMSSECPPPPSPPSSESPPSSESPPSSGTYYYSPPPPSSTYLYASPPPPATTTAIYPPPKYNNFPAPPPPNPIFPFFPFYFYSPPPAPGSYSDSVRLRPFPSFSLFLLFLCFF; encoded by the coding sequence atGGCCGTACTTCTCAAAATTCCCCAACTCCTCTTCTCCGCATTCCTGTTCGTCTTGCTTTTTCGATCGTCTTCTTCATCCACAGTCATCAAAGACGAGATTCTGTACAACTCGCCTCCACCAATTGGGGTAGCCTGCACAATGTGCTCCTCCTGCGACAACCCATGCCACCCCATCACATCTCCTCCACCACCTTCCCCTCCTCCGCCCACCCCATCTCCTCCGCCTTCGTCGATGTCGTCCGAATGCCCTCCGCCGCCGTCACCGCCCAGTTCCGAGTCACCACCCAGTTCCGAGTCACCGCCCAGTTCCGGCACCTACTACTACTCTCCGCCCCCACCCTCCAGTACCTACCTCTACGCCTCCCCTCCGCCTCCCGCCACCACCACCGCAATCTATCCTCCGCCCAAGTACAATAACTTCCCTGCGCCGCCCCCTCCCAACCCCATCTTCCCTTTCTTCCCTTTTTACTTTTATAGCCCTCCGCCCGCGCCTGGCTCCTATTCCGACTCTGTTCGCTTGAGGCCTTTTccgtctttttctctctttcttctcttcctatgTTTTTTCTAA
- the LOC131225598 gene encoding extensin-like isoform X2 — protein sequence MAVLLKIPQLLFSAFLFVLLFRSSSSSTVIKDEILYNSPPPIGVACTMCSSCDNPCHPITSPPPPSPPPPTPSPPPSSMSSECPSSESPPSSGTYYYSPPPPSSTYLYASPPPPATTTAIYPPPKYNNFPAPPPPNPIFPFFPFYFYSPPPAPGSYSDSVRLRPFPSFSLFLLFLCFF from the exons atGGCCGTACTTCTCAAAATTCCCCAACTCCTCTTCTCCGCATTCCTGTTCGTCTTGCTTTTTCGATCGTCTTCTTCATCCACAGTCATCAAAGACGAGATTCTGTACAACTCGCCTCCACCAATTGGGGTAGCCTGCACAATGTGCTCCTCCTGCGACAACCCATGCCACCCCATCACATCTCCTCCACCACCTTCCCCTCCTCCGCCCACCCCATCTCCTCCGCCTTCGTCGATGTCGTCCGAATGCC CCAGTTCCGAGTCACCGCCCAGTTCCGGCACCTACTACTACTCTCCGCCCCCACCCTCCAGTACCTACCTCTACGCCTCCCCTCCGCCTCCCGCCACCACCACCGCAATCTATCCTCCGCCCAAGTACAATAACTTCCCTGCGCCGCCCCCTCCCAACCCCATCTTCCCTTTCTTCCCTTTTTACTTTTATAGCCCTCCGCCCGCGCCTGGCTCCTATTCCGACTCTGTTCGCTTGAGGCCTTTTccgtctttttctctctttcttctcttcctatgTTTTTTCTAA